One window of Streptomyces sp. SUK 48 genomic DNA carries:
- a CDS encoding TRAM domain-containing protein, with protein sequence MQAEPTTSLVGEEYEVEIGPVAHGGHCIARTAEGQVLFVRHALPGERVVVKVTEGEEGARFLRADAVRILEASKDRIEAPCPFAGPGRCGGCDWQHAKPGAQRRLKADVLAEQLRRLAGLTPEEAGWDGTVVPAEGDKLPAGEVPQWRTRVQYAVDAEGHAGLRRHRSHEVERVDHCMIAAPGVSELGIEKHEWAGMESVEAIAATGSQDRQVILTPRPGGRLPLVELDKPVSVMRVDEKSGGVHRVHGRPFVRERADGRTHRVGAGGFWQVHPKAADTLVTAVMQGLLPRKGEMALDLYCGVGLFAGALADRLGDQGAVLGIESGKRAVEDARHNLAEFPRVRIEQGKVESVLPRTGITEVDLIVLDPPRAGAGRDTVKHLASLRARRIAYVACDPAALARDLGYFGENGYRVRMLRAFDLFPMTHHVECVAILEPAAKGS encoded by the coding sequence ATGCAGGCAGAACCGACCACGTCTCTGGTGGGCGAGGAGTACGAGGTCGAGATCGGCCCCGTCGCCCATGGCGGCCACTGCATCGCCCGTACCGCCGAGGGCCAGGTCCTCTTCGTCCGGCACGCGCTGCCGGGTGAGCGGGTGGTGGTGAAGGTGACCGAGGGCGAGGAGGGCGCCCGCTTCCTGCGCGCGGACGCCGTACGGATCCTGGAGGCGTCCAAGGACCGCATCGAGGCCCCCTGCCCCTTCGCCGGTCCCGGCCGCTGCGGCGGCTGCGACTGGCAGCACGCCAAGCCGGGCGCCCAGCGCCGGCTGAAGGCGGACGTGCTCGCCGAGCAGCTGCGGCGGCTCGCGGGCCTCACCCCGGAGGAGGCGGGCTGGGACGGCACGGTGGTACCGGCCGAGGGCGACAAGCTGCCCGCCGGTGAGGTGCCGCAGTGGCGCACCCGGGTGCAGTACGCGGTCGACGCCGAGGGCCACGCGGGCCTGCGCCGCCACCGCTCGCACGAGGTCGAGCGCGTCGACCACTGCATGATCGCCGCGCCCGGCGTGTCCGAGCTGGGCATCGAGAAGCACGAGTGGGCCGGCATGGAGTCGGTCGAGGCGATCGCGGCGACGGGCTCCCAGGACCGCCAGGTGATCCTCACCCCGCGTCCAGGCGGCCGGCTGCCCCTGGTCGAGCTGGACAAGCCGGTCTCGGTCATGCGGGTCGACGAGAAGTCCGGCGGCGTGCACCGCGTCCACGGCCGCCCCTTCGTCCGCGAGCGCGCGGACGGCCGTACCCACCGCGTCGGCGCCGGCGGCTTCTGGCAGGTCCACCCGAAGGCGGCGGACACCCTCGTCACCGCCGTCATGCAGGGCCTGCTCCCGCGCAAGGGCGAGATGGCCCTCGACCTCTACTGCGGCGTCGGCCTCTTCGCCGGCGCCCTCGCCGACCGCCTCGGCGACCAGGGCGCGGTCCTCGGCATCGAGTCCGGCAAGCGCGCGGTCGAGGACGCCCGCCACAACCTGGCCGAATTCCCCCGCGTCCGCATCGAACAGGGCAAGGTCGAATCCGTCCTCCCGCGCACGGGCATCACCGAGGTCGACCTGATCGTCCTCGACCCGCCCCGCGCGGGCGCCGGCCGCGACACGGTCAAACACCTCGCCTCCCTGCGGGCCCGCCGCATCGCCTACGTGGCCTGCGACCCGGCGGCGCTGGCGCGGGACCTGGGGTACTTCGGGGAGAACGGGTATCGGGTGCGGATGCTGCGGGCGTTCGATCTGTTTCCGATGACGCATCATGTGGAGTGCGTGGCGATCCTGGAGCCGGCCGCGAAGGGCTCCTGA